The genomic DNA CTCTTATCTCGGTGTTTTATGGCGTTGATATCTGTTACTTTATCTGACTTGCCTTTGACCATCAGGAATTCTCCTCAAATTACGCTTTCAGCTTATACAGTCCCTTGCTGATTTGGATGAACAACTCTGTATTATTGCCGGGGTTACCCAATCTATGTTTTGGGAGAAAGGTGGAAGCATAGGTAATCCCAAGCGCTGTATCCACATCAGCAGCCCTAAACTCATCAGGGATTGCCCCCTTACTCAAAGCTGTTTTAATACCTCGTATCGTTTTTCGTTCCATTACTGTAACTCGGCATTGTTACCCGGATCTTTTATAAATGACCGGATAGTCCTTTGTGCATCCCATGGGTCGGTAATCTCCAGAAACGCCCAACGCCCAAAACCACCATGGTTATTCACTGCTGGTATCCAAAGGTTACGAGCGGCCGATACCTTGGCAACTTTGTCTTTTTTCCGTTCGCCCGTTACTTCAATAATCAGGTTCAGCAAATCACTCTTTCCGTCATTGATACGAACAATATAATCCGGCATGTAATTACTGCTCTGCCCATCCAACGCGTAAGGAATGAAAAAGTTCATGCCGTGATTTTTTACATAGCAGACCACTTCATCCATTTCCTCAATTGCCTGTGCCATCTTCTGCTCCCAGGATTCAGTGTCAGCCACTACATGAGAAACATGGCATTTTGCCGGGTCAGTCACATATACGGGCCTGGTGGTATCAAAATCCACATACCGCGTTGAGCCGATGTGGTCGTACGGTCTTAAAATGGGCTTCAATCTTTTCGGCCCGCTATCGGATGCAGTTATCGCTGTGTAGATCCGGTCGGACGCGTCATGTGCCATTTCGGAAAGAAACAGCATTTGCGGAAACGCATTATCTTTAAGTGTCAGGCATTCATTCAGCCAACGCCGGGTTATATCTACCAGTTGCGGGAAAAACCAGTATCTGGAGTCATGACCATCGCGGAAGTATTTATCCAGCGTAACTTTGGCCAAATGAAAAACCAGTTCTTGTTGCCGTTTTTCCTTAAGCGCTCCGAGGTCATGGGTGCTAATGTCACCCACTATTGGCGCATTTTCAGTCCGCGTGGGAATATCAGCGGTTGAAAGGGACATATTAGAGTCCTCCGTGAATTTGACGGCCAACTTCTCGGCAGGAAACTCATAACGATACCCGTTTAACCGGGGAAAGGTTATTTCACAGGCGACCCGCTCTTCCAGGGCGCGGACTCTCACCGGCTGTGGGCCGGGTTTTGGATCTTTTGCGGAACCTGAGCATGGAATAAAGGAGAAAGGCACACCGTACACTTCAGCGTACTCCGGCGAAAACATTCCATTATCATCCGGTACATAACTCATACGCCGCAGGGCGCGACCAACCACCTGTTCACACAGGAGTTGCGTGCCGAAGGCACGCACGCCCATGACGTGAGTGACGGTATTGGCATCCCAGCCTTCGGTCAGCATAGACACGGAAACAACACATTTAACGTTCTCGCCGAGTCGGCCGGGTTTGCCAACTGTGTTCATCACCTCACGGAGAATATCCTCATCGGTCAGCTTTTCCGCGTCCCGACCGGGGAAGCGCACACAATAATCATGCTTGAATTCCTGTATAGCTAAAGCTGCCGCCTTTTTGAAATCGTCACTTATGCTTTCCCCGGAATCAAGTTGTTCACTGTCAATCAGGATGCTGTTAGCAACGGCCAGAGGGTTACCGTATTCATCGGTATTTCTAAAAATTGGTAGATTTCCGGGGACGATAGTGGTTGAATCATCCGGCAATTTCTTTTCCCAGCCGGAAATCCAATCATATACCAGCTTGGAGACGTTGGTGTTATTACACACCACGATGAATACCGGAGGGGTCAGCCCGGTAGACCTCCCCTCTACATTAGCTTCCCATTTGCGGTAATATTTCTCGTAATTCCCGTAAAGGCTGTGCAACGCCCCCTGGAGTTCCTTGG from Dehalogenimonas sp. W includes the following:
- a CDS encoding BPTD_3080 family restriction endonuclease, with the protein product MTQVVIENPVLNSAFIEPVRHFRFSSEGITDEVIESRRISTYFVPIARPKSKGKQLAFGTEWTEERIQENEFINRVRGRVSVWRKGGYVGITTATRRLLEYWTNPERERKLFFCQIEALESVIYLTEVAGKYGDSWIENELREFNRLANPDLFRIAFKMATGSGKTVVMAMLIAWHVLNKKANPQDTRFTDTFLIVTPGITIRDRLRVLLPNDPQNYYLQRDILTKEQLQEIGQAKIVITNFHAFKQRELVKAGKLTKDILAKGQASALTETPDQMVRRVCRELGTKKNIIVINDEAHHCYRRRNDGEDIKLTGDERKEAERREEEARVWISGLEAIKRKIGIKAVYDLSATPFFLRGSGYSEGTLFPWVISDFSLIDAIESGIVKVPRVPVSDDSMTGELPTYRNIWTLIRDHLPKKGRSSNDASDSGEPELPKELQGALHSLYGNYEKYYRKWEANVEGRSTGLTPPVFIVVCNNTNVSKLVYDWISGWEKKLPDDSTTIVPGNLPIFRNTDEYGNPLAVANSILIDSEQLDSGESISDDFKKAAALAIQEFKHDYCVRFPGRDAEKLTDEDILREVMNTVGKPGRLGENVKCVVSVSMLTEGWDANTVTHVMGVRAFGTQLLCEQVVGRALRRMSYVPDDNGMFSPEYAEVYGVPFSFIPCSGSAKDPKPGPQPVRVRALEERVACEITFPRLNGYRYEFPAEKLAVKFTEDSNMSLSTADIPTRTENAPIVGDISTHDLGALKEKRQQELVFHLAKVTLDKYFRDGHDSRYWFFPQLVDITRRWLNECLTLKDNAFPQMLFLSEMAHDASDRIYTAITASDSGPKRLKPILRPYDHIGSTRYVDFDTTRPVYVTDPAKCHVSHVVADTESWEQKMAQAIEEMDEVVCYVKNHGMNFFIPYALDGQSSNYMPDYIVRINDGKSDLLNLIIEVTGERKKDKVAKVSAARNLWIPAVNNHGGFGRWAFLEITDPWDAQRTIRSFIKDPGNNAELQ